The Neofelis nebulosa isolate mNeoNeb1 chromosome X, mNeoNeb1.pri, whole genome shotgun sequence genome has a segment encoding these proteins:
- the DYNLT3 gene encoding dynein light chain Tctex-type 3 isoform X1, producing MGAARIHAWGRSLLEGQCAAADLHQPIAPPRRRLRATMEEYHRHCDEVGFNVDEAHNIVKECIDGVLGGEDYNQNNINQWTASIVEQSLTHLVKLGKAYKYIVTCAVVQRSAYGFHTASSCFWDTTSDGTCTVRWENRTMNCIVNVFAIAIVL from the exons ATGGGGGCCGCCCGGATACACGCATGGGGGCGGAGTCTCCTAGAAGGCCAGTGCGCGGCCGCGGATCTCCACCAGCCCATCGCTCCGCCCCGCAGGAGACTACGCGCCACCATGGAGGAGTACCATCGCCACTGCGACGAG GTTGGCTTCAATGTTGATGAAGCTCACAATATTGTTAAAGAG TGTATAGATGGGGTCTTGGGAGGTGAAGATTATAACCAGAATAACATCAACCAATGGACTGCAAGCATCGTGGAACAGTCCTTAACACATTTGGTTAAGCTGGGAAAAGCTTATAAATATATCG TGACCTGTGCGGTGGTCCAGAGGAGTGCATATGGCTTTCACACAGCCAGTTCATGTTTTTGGGATACTACATCTGATG gAACCTGTACTGTGAGATGGGAGAACCGAACCATGAACTGTATTGTCAATGTTTTTGCCATTGCTATTGTCCTGTGA
- the DYNLT3 gene encoding dynein light chain Tctex-type 3 isoform X2, producing MGAARIHAWGRSLLEGQCAAADLHQPIAPPRRRLRATMEEYHRHCDECIDGVLGGEDYNQNNINQWTASIVEQSLTHLVKLGKAYKYIVTCAVVQRSAYGFHTASSCFWDTTSDGTCTVRWENRTMNCIVNVFAIAIVL from the exons ATGGGGGCCGCCCGGATACACGCATGGGGGCGGAGTCTCCTAGAAGGCCAGTGCGCGGCCGCGGATCTCCACCAGCCCATCGCTCCGCCCCGCAGGAGACTACGCGCCACCATGGAGGAGTACCATCGCCACTGCGACGAG TGTATAGATGGGGTCTTGGGAGGTGAAGATTATAACCAGAATAACATCAACCAATGGACTGCAAGCATCGTGGAACAGTCCTTAACACATTTGGTTAAGCTGGGAAAAGCTTATAAATATATCG TGACCTGTGCGGTGGTCCAGAGGAGTGCATATGGCTTTCACACAGCCAGTTCATGTTTTTGGGATACTACATCTGATG gAACCTGTACTGTGAGATGGGAGAACCGAACCATGAACTGTATTGTCAATGTTTTTGCCATTGCTATTGTCCTGTGA